In Chryseobacterium camelliae, one DNA window encodes the following:
- a CDS encoding Mrp/NBP35 family ATP-binding protein, giving the protein MLTKEKVQDFLKEIEVDDLVNNLQIMGDDVYIDMTAHSPAMHEKKKLEAAMKQAFASEFGEEVHLKLKIVSPEPTEIQQSQIKGKQIKGIQNIIAIASGKGGVGKSTVAANMAVTLAKMGFKVGLLDADIYGPSVPTMFDTEGEKPISVDVDGKSLMKPIENYGVKMLSIGYFSGANQAVVWRGPMASKALNQMIRDAAWGELDFLLIDLPPGTGDIHLSIIQEVPVTGAVIVSTPQHVALADVRKGIAMFQMESINIPVLGLIENMAYFTPEELPDNKYYIFGNQGAQYLADDLGIPVLGEIPLIQSIREAGDVGRPAALQENSRIAEIYTETARKMVESLVERNKNLPPTEAVKITTMAGCSPKSK; this is encoded by the coding sequence ATGTTGACGAAAGAAAAGGTTCAGGATTTCCTTAAAGAAATAGAAGTTGATGATCTGGTAAATAATCTTCAGATTATGGGCGATGACGTGTATATTGATATGACGGCTCATTCACCGGCAATGCATGAGAAAAAGAAGCTGGAAGCGGCTATGAAGCAGGCCTTTGCCAGCGAATTTGGAGAAGAGGTTCACCTGAAATTGAAAATCGTTTCTCCGGAACCGACTGAAATTCAGCAGAGCCAGATCAAAGGAAAACAGATCAAAGGCATTCAGAATATTATTGCCATCGCTTCCGGAAAAGGAGGCGTAGGAAAGTCTACCGTAGCTGCCAATATGGCGGTAACGCTTGCTAAAATGGGCTTTAAGGTAGGATTGCTGGATGCAGATATCTATGGACCTTCTGTACCTACGATGTTCGATACTGAGGGCGAAAAGCCGATCTCTGTAGATGTAGACGGAAAAAGTCTGATGAAACCTATTGAGAATTATGGCGTTAAAATGCTTTCCATCGGTTATTTTTCGGGAGCCAACCAGGCGGTGGTCTGGAGAGGCCCGATGGCATCGAAAGCATTGAATCAGATGATTCGTGATGCTGCCTGGGGAGAACTGGATTTCCTGTTAATCGATCTTCCTCCGGGAACAGGTGATATCCACCTTTCCATCATCCAGGAAGTTCCGGTTACCGGTGCCGTAATCGTGAGTACGCCTCAGCATGTGGCATTGGCCGATGTAAGAAAAGGAATCGCCATGTTCCAGATGGAAAGCATCAATATACCTGTTTTGGGGCTCATAGAAAATATGGCTTATTTTACACCGGAAGAACTTCCGGATAATAAATATTATATCTTCGGAAACCAGGGAGCACAGTATCTTGCTGACGATCTGGGTATTCCGGTACTGGGAGAAATTCCTTTGATCCAGAGCATCAGAGAGGCAGGGGATGTGGGAAGGCCGGCTGCCCTTCAGGAAAATTCCAGAATTGCAGAGATCTATACTGAAACCGCAAGAAAAATGGTTGAAAGCTTAGTGGAGAGAAATAAAAACCTTCCTCCTACGGAAGCGGTGAAAATTACAACTATGGCAGGATGTTCACCAAAATCAAAATAA
- a CDS encoding NifU family protein, producing METNITHEDTVTRVMEALESIRPFLNRDGGDIELIDVKDNQVFVKLLGNCSGCSLNFSTLKLGVENTIRQHAPEIEKVISVE from the coding sequence ATGGAAACAAATATAACACACGAAGATACCGTAACAAGGGTGATGGAAGCCCTGGAAAGCATCCGTCCGTTCCTGAACAGGGATGGGGGCGATATTGAGCTTATTGATGTAAAGGACAATCAGGTTTTTGTAAAACTCCTTGGAAACTGTTCCGGCTGTTCACTGAATTTCTCAACCCTTAAACTGGGAGTAGAAAATACCATCAGGCAGCACGCTCCGGAAATAGAAAAAGTAATAAGTGTAGAGTAG
- a CDS encoding choice-of-anchor I family protein, whose protein sequence is MTNHYLLKGSVLAAFFLQGSLFGQTLIHYWNFNNNASATALTTPASTLLNGSLTAISGGGSVIDYANGTGQNFDVQNLNARNNDSAGTHLRLNNPVGGGLQFSLPTTGYNSVMIKFTTRRSGQGAGTQSWSYSTDGTSFIPYQTVSPQDANPQLVTFDFSAVPGVSNNPNFKLKVEFSATGGGTGGNNRFDNFTVDAVPATGADTTPPIVTYLPANNSSSASTAVNPTLAFNENVRLTDNSAITNANAQNLVEFRTGNASGTQVPFTTSFANNTITVIPTSALLPNQTYYLALKPNTVEDFSDNGISTVTSSTFSTAATSVSMEKNLIKINENTGNLAFKINVSNPSNATVNLVVKAAPFSTANSSDFTLSSQTIAITPSANSYTVNIPIIDDTLQEQQAEYFVLSLENPVGAVIAGDNTSTVYIIDNDKPAPVPSHQIQMNYIGSFDPSGNSSSSTEIVVHDPATQRLFTISSLTDVFDIINFSNPNTPSVIQTVNMAPYGGITSIAVKNGIVAAASPNTNPQQNGSVVFFDINGNFLKQVTVGALPDMITFTPDGTKVITANEGEPNDAYTVDPEGSISIIDISGGIAGLSQTNVTTLNFNNFDSQVAALSATGLRKVRANNTLSQDLEPEYVTVSSDSQKAWVTLQENNGIAEVNLTAKTITGLWGLGKKDMNIPGNGFDASDNNGEILIANWPVKAYYTPDAIQNYTAGNTHYIVTANEGDEKDLSGFSERTTVGASSYTLDPDVFPNAAVLKASHNLGRFRVTSVNGNTDNDPEFEEINALGARSFSIFNADTKQLIYDSGDSFERYIAANHPLIFNADNESNTVKSRSRAKGPEPEGVALGTINGQTYAFITLERTGGVMAYNITDPNNPTFTDYKHSRMTSAYGGDNGPEGIIYIAPSNTANGKGYVIVANEISGTLSMYEVASSPTLATGEANQEKATFNVFPNPVAKGNTLYFNRAQGYELYDMSGKLTKKEKNALTIPTSELSSGIYVMKTTDGYTKRIIVK, encoded by the coding sequence ATGACGAACCATTATCTTCTGAAAGGTTCCGTACTAGCTGCATTCTTTCTTCAGGGCAGTCTGTTCGGACAAACACTTATCCATTACTGGAATTTCAATAACAATGCCTCTGCCACAGCCCTTACCACACCGGCCTCAACACTTCTTAACGGTTCACTTACAGCCATCTCCGGCGGCGGCAGTGTCATAGATTATGCTAACGGAACCGGACAGAATTTTGACGTTCAGAACTTAAATGCCCGGAACAACGATTCCGCAGGTACCCATCTGAGATTGAATAATCCCGTTGGCGGAGGACTGCAGTTTTCCCTGCCTACCACAGGTTACAACAGTGTTATGATAAAGTTTACCACCAGGCGTTCCGGCCAGGGCGCCGGAACCCAAAGCTGGTCATACTCTACGGATGGAACTTCCTTTATTCCTTATCAGACGGTTTCTCCGCAGGATGCCAATCCGCAACTGGTTACATTTGACTTTTCCGCTGTTCCCGGGGTCTCCAATAACCCGAATTTTAAACTGAAAGTTGAATTCTCAGCCACAGGCGGAGGAACGGGAGGCAATAACCGGTTTGACAATTTTACGGTGGATGCGGTGCCGGCAACCGGTGCAGACACGACACCTCCCATCGTTACTTACCTTCCTGCGAACAACAGCAGCAGTGCCTCTACCGCTGTAAACCCTACACTCGCATTCAATGAAAATGTGAGGCTGACAGATAATTCCGCCATCACCAATGCCAATGCCCAGAATCTGGTTGAATTCCGTACCGGCAACGCTTCTGGTACGCAGGTTCCTTTTACCACCTCTTTTGCCAACAATACTATCACGGTAATCCCGACTTCTGCTTTACTTCCCAATCAGACTTATTACCTTGCCCTTAAGCCCAATACGGTTGAAGATTTCAGTGACAACGGAATCAGCACTGTAACATCCAGCACATTCAGCACAGCTGCCACATCGGTTTCCATGGAAAAAAACCTGATCAAAATCAATGAAAATACCGGCAACCTAGCCTTCAAGATCAATGTCAGCAATCCTTCTAATGCGACGGTAAATCTTGTCGTTAAAGCAGCTCCGTTCAGCACAGCTAACAGCAGCGATTTTACATTATCTTCACAGACTATTGCCATCACTCCTTCTGCAAACAGTTATACAGTCAATATCCCGATTATTGATGATACACTACAGGAACAGCAGGCAGAATATTTTGTCCTAAGCCTTGAAAATCCGGTTGGTGCCGTCATCGCAGGGGATAATACATCCACGGTATATATTATTGATAATGATAAACCGGCACCGGTGCCTTCCCATCAGATCCAGATGAACTATATCGGAAGTTTCGATCCTTCAGGAAACAGCAGCAGCTCAACGGAAATCGTCGTGCATGATCCTGCTACCCAAAGGTTATTCACCATCAGTTCGCTGACAGATGTTTTTGACATTATCAATTTCAGCAATCCGAATACACCTTCTGTGATTCAGACAGTAAATATGGCGCCGTACGGAGGCATTACCAGTATTGCAGTGAAAAACGGCATTGTGGCAGCAGCTTCCCCGAATACCAATCCGCAACAGAACGGTTCTGTTGTTTTCTTCGATATCAACGGGAATTTTCTGAAACAGGTTACGGTAGGAGCCTTGCCGGACATGATTACCTTTACACCGGACGGGACAAAAGTGATTACCGCCAATGAAGGAGAGCCTAATGATGCGTATACTGTAGATCCTGAAGGCTCCATCAGCATTATTGATATTTCAGGAGGCATTGCAGGTCTCAGCCAGACTAATGTGACAACACTGAACTTCAACAATTTCGATTCCCAGGTTGCTGCCCTGTCAGCCACCGGACTTAGAAAAGTAAGGGCGAATAACACATTGTCCCAGGATCTTGAACCGGAATATGTGACCGTAAGCTCTGATAGCCAGAAAGCCTGGGTAACCCTTCAGGAAAATAACGGCATTGCCGAGGTTAACCTGACTGCCAAAACCATTACCGGCTTATGGGGGCTTGGAAAAAAAGATATGAACATACCCGGAAATGGCTTTGATGCTTCAGACAATAACGGAGAAATCCTGATTGCCAACTGGCCGGTAAAGGCATATTATACTCCTGATGCCATCCAGAATTACACTGCGGGAAATACACATTACATTGTTACTGCGAATGAAGGGGATGAAAAAGACCTTTCAGGCTTCAGTGAAAGAACCACAGTAGGTGCCAGCAGTTATACTCTGGATCCTGATGTGTTCCCCAATGCAGCAGTCTTGAAAGCATCCCATAATCTGGGAAGATTCAGGGTAACCAGCGTAAACGGGAACACAGATAATGACCCTGAATTTGAAGAAATCAATGCTTTAGGCGCACGTTCGTTTTCTATATTCAATGCAGATACGAAACAGCTGATCTATGACAGCGGCGACAGTTTTGAACGCTATATCGCAGCCAATCATCCCCTGATCTTTAATGCCGACAATGAATCCAACACCGTAAAAAGCAGGAGCCGCGCAAAAGGGCCGGAACCGGAAGGCGTAGCATTAGGAACGATTAATGGACAGACTTATGCGTTTATCACGCTGGAAAGGACCGGCGGCGTTATGGCCTATAATATTACAGATCCTAACAATCCAACATTCACGGATTACAAACATTCCCGTATGACTTCAGCTTATGGCGGCGACAACGGACCTGAAGGGATTATCTATATCGCACCATCCAACACTGCCAACGGCAAAGGATATGTAATTGTAGCCAACGAAATTAGCGGGACATTGTCCATGTACGAAGTAGCTTCCTCCCCTACGCTTGCCACCGGGGAAGCAAACCAGGAAAAAGCAACATTTAATGTATTTCCTAATCCTGTTGCAAAAGGTAATACCCTATATTTTAACCGTGCACAGGGTTATGAGCTTTATGACATGTCCGGAAAACTGACCAAAAAAGAAAAAAATGCATTAACCATACCTACATCCGAACTGTCTTCAGGAATATATGTAATGAAAACTACAGATGGTTACACAAAAAGGATTATTGTTAAATAA
- a CDS encoding IS1595 family transposase translates to MFNTNIKSVFELTQIFATEQDCIDYLEIMKWSKVPISPFDATSKVYKCKNNQYRCKNTGKYFNVKTGTLFENSKISLRKWFMAIWLVTSHKKGISSIQLGKDIGVRQATAWFMLQRIRACFGIENGNELEGVVECDETFIGGKNKNRHKDKKVKNSQGRSFKDKVPVMGILQRDGKMNAFVVPDTKRSSIQPLICRYVNPETTILISDEWLGYTGLNKYYDHKIIDHSKKEYVSLQDNSIHTNNIEGSWNILKKSVSGMYNHVSKKHLQKYVDEFVYRFNLRKVSDQEKFRYLLSNSNIRTKYKELCQ, encoded by the coding sequence ATGTTTAACACCAACATAAAATCGGTTTTTGAACTTACTCAAATCTTTGCTACTGAGCAGGACTGTATAGACTACTTAGAAATAATGAAATGGAGCAAAGTTCCTATAAGTCCTTTTGATGCAACCTCAAAGGTATATAAATGTAAGAATAACCAATACAGATGCAAGAATACTGGCAAATACTTTAATGTTAAAACAGGAACATTGTTCGAGAACTCAAAAATCAGTTTGAGAAAATGGTTTATGGCTATTTGGCTTGTTACTTCTCATAAGAAGGGAATTAGCTCGATACAACTTGGAAAAGATATTGGAGTAAGGCAGGCAACAGCATGGTTCATGTTACAAAGAATTAGAGCATGTTTCGGTATTGAGAATGGTAACGAATTAGAAGGAGTTGTAGAATGTGACGAAACCTTTATAGGTGGAAAGAATAAGAACCGACACAAAGACAAGAAGGTTAAAAACTCTCAGGGAAGGAGTTTTAAAGATAAAGTTCCTGTTATGGGTATACTTCAAAGAGATGGTAAAATGAATGCTTTTGTTGTACCTGATACAAAAAGAAGTAGTATTCAACCATTGATTTGTAGGTATGTAAATCCAGAAACAACAATCTTAATATCTGATGAATGGTTAGGATATACAGGTTTAAACAAATACTATGACCATAAAATCATAGACCATTCTAAAAAAGAGTATGTAAGTTTGCAGGATAACTCTATACATACAAACAACATCGAGGGTAGTTGGAACATACTTAAAAAGAGTGTTTCAGGAATGTATAATCACGTTTCTAAAAAGCACCTTCAAAAATATGTTGATGAATTTGTATACAGATTTAACCTGAGAAAGGTCTCAGACCAAGAAAAATTCAGATATTTGTTATCAAATTCAAATATCCGAACTAAGTACAAAGAATTATGTCAATAG
- a CDS encoding Ppx/GppA phosphatase family protein: MKIAAIDIGSNAARLLINEVKVNNNKPEFIKLNLLRIPLRLGMDVFTLGKIGEEREKMVIDAMKIFSDLMKIYQVDHYRACATSAMRDAANGKEIIKEVQQTSGINIEIISGDEEATLIYENHVAEGLDKEFAYLYVDVGGGSTELTFYENDKMIYEKSFNIGTIRLLNNLVTEDNWKEMKEEIRKNINSKKPIVAIGSGGNINKVFSMSKTKEGKPISLAHIKKVYKEFNEMTIEERMTRYNMREDRADVVVHALKVYNNVMSWADISRIFVPKISVADGLIQNIYHKLQRKN, translated from the coding sequence ATGAAGATTGCAGCGATAGATATCGGAAGTAATGCCGCAAGGCTCCTGATCAATGAAGTAAAAGTAAACAACAATAAACCTGAATTTATCAAACTGAACCTGCTCAGGATTCCCCTGAGGCTGGGAATGGATGTATTTACCCTCGGAAAGATCGGGGAAGAGCGGGAGAAAATGGTGATTGATGCCATGAAGATCTTCAGTGACCTCATGAAAATCTATCAGGTGGATCACTACCGTGCCTGTGCTACCAGTGCCATGCGGGATGCGGCCAATGGAAAGGAAATTATTAAAGAGGTACAACAGACCTCGGGCATTAATATTGAAATTATTTCGGGAGACGAAGAAGCTACCCTGATCTATGAGAACCATGTTGCCGAAGGCCTTGATAAAGAATTTGCCTATCTGTATGTAGATGTAGGCGGCGGTTCCACAGAGCTTACCTTTTACGAAAATGACAAGATGATTTATGAAAAATCCTTTAACATCGGAACAATCAGGCTGCTGAATAACCTGGTTACAGAAGATAACTGGAAGGAAATGAAAGAAGAGATCAGGAAGAATATCAACAGTAAAAAACCAATTGTAGCCATAGGCTCCGGAGGAAATATCAATAAAGTTTTCTCTATGAGCAAGACCAAGGAAGGAAAGCCTATTTCCCTTGCCCACATTAAAAAAGTATACAAAGAATTCAATGAAATGACGATCGAGGAAAGGATGACGCGGTATAACATGAGGGAAGACCGTGCAGACGTAGTCGTTCATGCATTAAAAGTATACAATAATGTGATGTCCTGGGCAGACATCAGCAGGATATTCGTCCCTAAAATTTCCGTAGCGGATGGCCTGATCCAGAATATCTACCATAAGCTCCAGCGTAAAAATTAG
- the ppk1 gene encoding polyphosphate kinase 1 — protein MSLQFNPRDITWLAFNERVLQEAMDEKVPLHLRIRFLGIFSNNLDEFFRVRVAGLKRAMDFKEKVVAESFYQAPSKILQRINEIVIHHQQNFDKTWKKIQAEMADQKVFIKLPKHLTPVQKEFVRKYFDEVVESNVIPILLHENTPMPYLRDKSLYLGVAMSKKDWQYASNYAIIEIPSRFVGRFLLLPTEDPKEKNVMLLEDIITFNLPHIFSYFGYDEFSAHAFKVTKDAELDLDNDIRTNFAEKIEKGLKNRRKGKPTRFVFDKDMDKALLELLIRKLNLTKKDSIIPGGKIHNFKHFMDFPDVFETYERPVERTSFTHPAFEHGERVTDVILKNDVLLTFPYHKYNPVIDLLREAAMDPDVKSIQITAYRLASSSKIINALIYAARNGKEVTVMLELQARFDEESNLEWKEMLEPEGIKVLIGIPNKKVHAKLCVIKKRAHNKTIQYGFVSTGNFNEKTARIYGDHLLMTADRGVMADINKVFSVLKKPKDDYMPVLKTCKNLLVCPQFMREKFIHHIDREIEEAKAGRKAEMIIKVNSLSDRGMILKIYDAAKAGVVIKMIVRGIYCAVNQKDFKEKIDAISIVDEYLEHARVMYFYSKGEEDIYISSADWMTRNLDNRIEAAVKITDKDLKKEMKDILDIQLRDNVKARVLNKKLDNEYVRNNKKQCRSQIEIYKYLKAKTDPE, from the coding sequence ATGTCATTACAGTTCAATCCGCGGGATATTACCTGGCTCGCCTTCAACGAAAGGGTTTTACAGGAAGCCATGGACGAAAAAGTCCCCTTGCATTTAAGGATTCGTTTTTTAGGAATATTTTCCAATAATCTGGACGAGTTTTTCCGGGTGCGGGTTGCAGGGCTGAAACGTGCGATGGATTTCAAAGAAAAAGTTGTTGCAGAGTCTTTTTATCAGGCACCTTCAAAAATCCTTCAGAGAATCAATGAAATCGTCATACATCATCAGCAGAATTTTGACAAGACTTGGAAAAAGATCCAGGCTGAAATGGCAGATCAGAAAGTTTTTATTAAACTCCCTAAACACCTCACTCCCGTACAGAAAGAATTTGTGAGGAAGTATTTTGATGAGGTAGTAGAGTCCAATGTTATTCCTATCCTGTTGCATGAAAATACGCCTATGCCTTATTTAAGGGACAAAAGCCTGTACCTTGGAGTTGCCATGAGCAAAAAAGACTGGCAGTACGCCAGCAATTATGCCATCATTGAGATCCCGTCGCGTTTCGTCGGCAGGTTTTTACTGCTCCCCACTGAAGATCCAAAAGAGAAGAACGTAATGCTCCTGGAAGATATTATTACGTTCAACCTTCCGCATATCTTCTCATATTTCGGATATGACGAATTTTCTGCTCATGCCTTTAAGGTAACCAAAGATGCGGAACTGGACCTTGATAATGACATCAGGACCAATTTCGCGGAGAAAATAGAAAAAGGACTTAAGAACAGACGAAAGGGAAAACCTACAAGGTTTGTTTTTGACAAGGATATGGATAAAGCATTGCTTGAACTTCTGATCCGCAAGCTGAACCTGACCAAGAAAGACAGCATCATCCCGGGAGGAAAAATTCATAACTTCAAACATTTCATGGATTTTCCGGATGTTTTTGAAACCTATGAACGGCCAGTGGAAAGGACTTCTTTTACGCATCCAGCCTTTGAGCACGGAGAGCGGGTAACAGATGTGATTTTAAAAAATGATGTACTGCTTACTTTCCCCTACCATAAATATAATCCCGTTATCGACCTGCTGCGTGAAGCTGCGATGGACCCCGATGTAAAATCCATACAAATCACGGCTTACAGGCTTGCCAGCAGCTCAAAAATCATCAACGCCCTCATTTACGCAGCGAGAAACGGTAAAGAAGTAACGGTTATGCTGGAGCTTCAGGCGAGGTTTGATGAAGAGTCGAACCTGGAGTGGAAAGAAATGCTGGAACCGGAAGGCATCAAGGTACTGATAGGCATTCCCAATAAAAAAGTACATGCTAAACTCTGTGTGATCAAAAAAAGAGCTCATAATAAAACCATACAGTATGGCTTTGTAAGCACGGGGAATTTCAATGAAAAAACGGCACGGATCTATGGAGATCATTTGCTGATGACTGCCGACCGCGGAGTGATGGCGGATATCAATAAGGTATTTTCCGTCCTGAAAAAACCAAAAGACGATTACATGCCGGTCCTTAAAACCTGTAAAAACCTGTTGGTCTGCCCTCAGTTCATGCGTGAGAAATTCATCCACCACATCGACAGGGAAATTGAAGAAGCCAAAGCAGGACGAAAAGCAGAAATGATCATCAAAGTGAACTCGCTCAGCGACCGCGGAATGATCCTAAAAATATATGATGCCGCCAAAGCCGGTGTAGTTATCAAAATGATTGTCCGTGGAATCTACTGTGCCGTCAATCAGAAGGATTTTAAAGAAAAGATTGATGCGATAAGTATCGTGGATGAATACCTTGAGCATGCCCGTGTGATGTATTTTTACAGCAAAGGCGAAGAAGACATCTATATATCATCGGCAGACTGGATGACGCGGAATCTTGACAACCGTATAGAGGCTGCCGTAAAAATTACTGATAAAGACCTGAAAAAAGAGATGAAGGATATCCTGGACATCCAGCTGAGAGACAATGTAAAGGCCAGGGTACTGAATAAAAAACTCGACAATGAATACGTAAGAAACAATAAGAAGCAATGCCGCTCCCAGATTGAAATTTATAAATATTTAAAAGCCAAAACAGATCCTGAATGA
- the dnaK gene encoding molecular chaperone DnaK gives MSKIIGIDLGTTNSCVAVMEGKDPVVIPNAEGKRTTPSIVAFTEDGERKVGDPAKRQAVTNPKKTVYSIKRFIGTHFKDDASEITRVPYEVVSGPNDTVKVKIDDREYTPQEISAMILQKMKKTAEDYLGQEVTRAVITVPAYFNDAQRQATKEAGEIAGLKVERIINEPTAAALAYGLDKNHKDQKIAVYDLGGGTFDISILDLGDGVFEVLSTNGDTHLGGDDFDDVIINWMADEFKAEEGVDLKSDAIALQRLKEAAEKAKIELSSSPQTEINLPYITATATGPKHLVKTLTKAKFEQLSADLVRRSMEPVAKALKDAGLSTSDIDEVILVGGSTRIPIIQEEVEKFFGKKPSKGVNPDEVVAIGAAIQGGVLTGDVKDVLLLDVTPLSLGIETMGSVFTKLIEANTTIPTKKSEVFSTASDNQPAVSIRVGQGERPMFNDNKEIGRFDLTDIPPAPRGVPQIEVTFDIDANGILSVSAKDKGTGKEQTIKIQASSGLSEEEIERMKKEAQENSAADAKKKEEVEIFNKADGLIFQTEKQLKEFGDKLSADKKAAIEKAHGELKTAFEAKNGDEVKAKTEALDAAWMAASEELYAAGQQPGADAGPQNAGGNNAGGADDVQDADFEEVK, from the coding sequence ATGAGTAAAATAATTGGAATCGACTTAGGAACAACCAACTCTTGTGTTGCCGTAATGGAGGGTAAAGACCCTGTTGTTATTCCTAATGCGGAAGGTAAAAGAACTACACCTTCTATTGTAGCTTTTACAGAAGACGGAGAAAGAAAAGTAGGGGATCCTGCTAAAAGACAGGCAGTAACTAACCCTAAGAAAACAGTATATTCAATCAAAAGATTTATCGGGACTCATTTTAAAGATGATGCGAGCGAGATCACAAGAGTGCCTTACGAAGTGGTAAGCGGACCTAACGATACGGTAAAAGTAAAAATTGACGACAGAGAATATACACCGCAGGAAATCTCTGCTATGATTCTTCAGAAAATGAAGAAAACAGCTGAAGATTATCTGGGTCAGGAAGTAACAAGAGCGGTAATTACTGTTCCGGCTTACTTTAACGACGCACAGAGACAGGCTACTAAAGAGGCGGGAGAAATTGCAGGTCTTAAAGTGGAAAGGATCATCAACGAGCCTACTGCTGCTGCATTAGCATACGGTTTGGATAAAAACCATAAAGACCAGAAGATTGCAGTATACGATTTGGGTGGTGGTACATTCGATATTTCTATCCTTGATTTAGGAGATGGTGTATTTGAAGTATTATCTACTAATGGGGATACGCACCTTGGTGGTGATGACTTTGATGATGTGATCATCAACTGGATGGCTGATGAATTCAAAGCTGAAGAAGGTGTGGATCTGAAATCTGATGCTATCGCATTACAGAGACTAAAAGAAGCTGCTGAAAAAGCTAAGATCGAGTTATCTTCTTCTCCACAGACTGAAATTAACCTTCCGTATATCACGGCTACGGCGACAGGTCCTAAACACTTGGTAAAAACCTTAACCAAAGCTAAATTCGAGCAGTTATCTGCTGATCTGGTAAGAAGGTCAATGGAGCCGGTAGCCAAAGCATTGAAAGATGCAGGTTTATCTACTTCAGATATCGACGAAGTGATCCTGGTAGGAGGTTCTACAAGAATCCCGATCATCCAGGAAGAAGTGGAGAAATTCTTCGGTAAAAAACCATCTAAAGGAGTAAACCCGGATGAAGTTGTAGCGATTGGTGCTGCCATCCAGGGAGGTGTATTAACAGGTGATGTAAAAGATGTATTGCTTCTTGACGTTACACCGCTTTCTTTAGGTATCGAAACTATGGGTTCCGTATTCACAAAACTAATCGAAGCGAATACAACGATCCCAACTAAAAAATCTGAGGTATTCTCTACCGCGTCTGACAACCAGCCGGCAGTAAGCATCAGAGTAGGACAGGGGGAAAGACCAATGTTCAATGACAACAAAGAGATCGGTAGATTTGACCTTACTGATATTCCGCCGGCACCAAGAGGGGTTCCTCAGATCGAAGTAACTTTCGATATCGATGCCAACGGTATCCTAAGTGTTTCTGCTAAAGATAAAGGAACAGGTAAAGAACAGACCATTAAGATTCAGGCCTCTTCAGGACTTTCTGAGGAAGAAATCGAAAGAATGAAGAAAGAAGCTCAGGAAAACTCTGCTGCCGATGCTAAGAAAAAAGAAGAAGTTGAAATCTTCAACAAAGCTGACGGATTGATCTTCCAGACTGAAAAGCAGCTGAAGGAGTTCGGAGATAAATTGTCTGCTGATAAGAAAGCAGCGATTGAAAAAGCTCACGGAGAACTGAAAACAGCATTTGAAGCTAAGAACGGAGATGAGGTAAAAGCAAAAACAGAAGCTCTGGACGCTGCATGGATGGCTGCTTCTGAAGAACTGTACGCCGCAGGCCAACAGCCGGGTGCTGATGCGGGACCTCAGAATGCAGGAGGAAACAATGCAGGCGGGGCAGATGATGTTCAGGATGCAGACTTTGAAGAAGTAAAGTAA